One Malus sylvestris chromosome 14, drMalSylv7.2, whole genome shotgun sequence DNA segment encodes these proteins:
- the LOC126598762 gene encoding uncharacterized protein LOC126598762, producing the protein MSLLSLPSTLSPLSPSLSLLPASFLSLFLTGKQTVKLYLHNPLPILFLILKLVSTNSWPNFFNFKSKKRMILFGFYVFFKYGSGVLDGQERISSGVDECDEVEAGDEVDRAGGYDGIVGFLTL; encoded by the coding sequence atgtctctcctctctctcccatccactctctctcctctttccccTTCACTCTCTCTACTTCCCGCATCctttctctccctttttctTACAGGCAAACAAACCGTCAAATTATACCTTCATAATCCTCTTCCCATCCTCTTTCTGATCCTCAAGTTAGTGTCTACAAATTCATGGccaaatttcttcaatttcaaatctAAGAAACGTATGATTTTGTTCGGGTTTTATGTGTTTTTCAAGTATGGGAGCGGCGTACTTGATGGCCAAGAGCGGATTAGCAGTGGCGTCGATGAGTGTGATGAGGTTGAAGCTGGTGATGAAGTCGATCGTGCCGGTGGTTATGATGGGATTGTTGG